In Cyprinus carpio isolate SPL01 chromosome A1, ASM1834038v1, whole genome shotgun sequence, the following proteins share a genomic window:
- the cldnd1b gene encoding claudin domain-containing protein 1b, which translates to MVDNRYATALVIGSVLSLLSTVYLSVAMGTQHWYQYHSQPASNDANNGSDLQILRQDFEAEDVDERIYSIALFRLNGTLGLWWRCILVPQDSHWFKEPDPIMVTKCQAFTLPQQWESKYRSPGNINSGEDLLRTYLWKCQFLLPLVSVGLVFLSALIGVCACLCRSITPTLFVGLLHLLAGLCSLATVCCFLAGMHLIHEISELPEGMDYSPGWSLFLALVSSPLQIMAAALFIWAARSHRQHYTRMTAYRVA; encoded by the exons atgGTGGACAACCGTTACGCCACTGCGCTGGTTATCGGCTCCGTGCTGAGCCTGCTTTCCACCGTCTATCTCTCTGTTGCTATGGGAACGCAGCACTGGTACCAGTACCACAGCCAGCCGGCCAGCAATGACGCCAACAATGGCTCGGACCTGCAGATCCTGCGTCAGGACTTTGAGGCTGAGGACGTGGATGAGAGGATCTACAGCATAGCTCTGTTCCGGCTCAATGGCACGCTGGGTCTCTGGTGGCGTTGCATCCTGGTGCCCCAAGACTCGCACTGGTTTAAAGAGCCTG ATCCAATAATGGTGACTAAATGTCAGGCCTTTACTTTGCCACAGCAGTGGGAATCCAAGTACAGATCTCCTGGAAATATTAACAGCGGAGAAGATCTGCTGCGTACCT ACCTGTGGAAGTGTCAGTTCCTGTTGCCTCTGGTCTCTGTGGGGCTGGTGTTTCTCTCTGCGTTGATCGGAGTGTGCGCCTGCCTTTGCCGCAGTATCACTCCCACACTATTTGTAGGGCTGTTGCATCTGCTGGCCG GCCTGTGTTCCTTGGCCACTGTTTGCTGTTTCCTTGCGGGGATGCATTTGATACATGAAATATCCGAGCTGCCAGAGGGTATGGACTATTCTCCGGGCTGGTCCTTGTTTTTGGCCCTGGTCTCATCTCCGCTGCAGATCATGGCTGCTGCGCTCTTCATATGGGCCGCGAGGAGCCACCGCCAACACTACACTCGAATGACAGCCTACAGGGTTGCCTAG
- the LOC109045324 gene encoding N-acyl-aromatic-L-amino acid amidohydrolase (carboxylate-forming) B-like, whose amino-acid sequence MSCHTSPYVSKGLLCLVQFHSVRLLGGKQLEEGVKQHYFCIEKIKMALVFLPALARMAVCGGTHGNELSGVYVVQEMERQWKEKGECAWPIPVTTVLSNPRAVKECRRYIEKDMNRCFNRATLSSPITDSSPYEVLRAHELNNLLGPKGSTDAIDLICDLHNTTANMGLTLIHYTTSDWVTLHICKYLQTKLTKVPVRVLVLDVPISDAYSLESVSKHGFSIEVGPQPHGVVRADIYTIMKEAVDLTIDWIHKFSSGMVFEGGDVEAFRFIKSVDYPRDPETRTLTAAIHPQLQDRDFCLLKRGDPLFLSFSGETVKYEEEEPLHPFFINEAAYYEKEIAFHLGKKMMLTIPSVQVQKD is encoded by the exons ATGTCCTGTCACACCTCACCGTATGTGTCCAAAGGTCTGTTATGCCTTGTGCAATTTCACTCAGTAAGACTATTAGGGGGAAAGCAGCTGGAAGAAGGAGTGAAGCAACATTACTTCTGTATTGAAAAAATTAAG ATGGCATTAGTGTTCCTGCCAGCACTGGCTCGTATGGCCGTATGCGGCGGTACTCATGGAAACGAGCTGTCCGGTGTGTATGTGGTGCAGGAGATGGAGCGACAGTGGAAAGAGAAGGGAGAGTGCGCGTGGCCGATCCCCGTTACAACCGTGTTGTCAAACCCACGGGCTGTGAAAGAGTGCAGAAGATACATTGAGAAGGATATGAACCGCTGCTTCAACAGAGCCACGCTGAG ttctccAATTACAGACAGCAGCCCGTATGAAGTCCTGCGCGCTCATGAACTGAACAATCTTCTGGGGCCGAAAGGATCCACAGATGCAATCGACTTGATCTGTGACCTTCATAACACCACGGCTAACATGGGCCTCACACTGATCCATTACACGACCAGTGACTGGGTGACTCTGCACATCTGCAAATACTTACAG ACTAAGCTAACCAAAGTGCCTGTGAGAGTGCTGGTTCTGGATGTCCCGATTAGTGATGCTTATTCCTTGGAGTCTGTATCCAAGCATGGCTTTT CAATAGAGGTCGGGCCGCAGCCGCATGGTGTCGTCAGGGCTGACATCTATACCATTATGAAAGAGGCTGTCGACTTGACAATAGACTGGATCCATAAATTCAGCTCAG GAATGGTGTTTGAAGGTGGGGATGTGGAAGCCTTTAGGTTTATCAAAAGTGTTGATTATCCCAGAGATCCAGAGACTCGGACTCTCACCGCTGCCATTCATCCTCAGCTGCAG GACAGAGACTTCTGTCTTCTCAAGCGGGGAGAccctttgtttttgtcattttctggaGAAACTGTTAAGTATGAGGAAGAAGAGCCACTTCATCCTTTCTTTATCAATGAAGCTGCCTACTATGAAAAGGAAATCGCTTTTCACTTGGGAAAAAAGATGATGCTGACAATTCCATCGGTGCAGGTGCAGAAAGactga
- the tacr3l gene encoding tachykinin receptor 3-like, whose protein sequence is MAGPQSGSNVTRNFTNQFVQPPWRVAIWSVAYSSVLAVAVFGNLIVIWIILAHKRMRTVTNYFLLNLAFSDASMAAFNTLINFIYATHGEWYFGEVYCKFHNFFPVTAVFASIYSMTAIAVDRYMAIIHPLKPRLSATATKVVIVCIWALAVILAFPLCFYSTTRTMPRRTVCYVAWPRPSEDSFMYHIIVTVLVYMLPLVVMGITYTIVGVTLWGGEIPGDSSDNYVGQLHAKRKVVKMMIVVVVTFALCWLPYHIYFIVTGLNKRLNKWKSIQQVYLSVLWLAMSSTMYNPIIYCCLNGRFRAGFKRAFRWCPFIHVSSYDELELRPTRLHPRNQSSMCTLSRIDTSVHGDDPRRTNRKSTKSLCQVEVKDESTAATKLCLHREPTFATEQLS, encoded by the exons ATGGCTGGTCCTCAGAGCGGCTCAAACGTAACGCGTAATTTCACAAATCAATTCGTGCAGCCGCCGTGGCGCGTCGCGATCTGGTCGGTCGCGTACAGCTCCGTGCTGGCGGTCGCTGTGTTCGGTAACCTCATCGTTATTTGGATCATTTTGGCTCATAAACGGATGCGCACCGTGACCAACTATTTCTTGCTCAACTTGGCGTTCTCCGACGCCTCGATGGCCGCCTTCAACACGCTCATCAACTTCATTTACGCCACGCACGGAGAGTGGTACTTTGGAGAGGTTTACTGCAAGTTCCACAACTTCTTTCCCGTGACCGCTGTGTTTGCCAGCATTTACTCCATGACAGCGATTGCAGTCGACAG GTACATGGCCATAATTCACCCTCTGAAGCCTCGTCTGTCAGCTACCGCTACTAAAGTGGTGATTGTCTGTATTTGGGCCCTGGCTGTGATTTTGGCCTTCCCACTGTGTTTCTACTCGACCACGAGAACTATGCCTCGCAGAACTGTCTGCTACGTTGCTTGGCCGAGACCTTCTGAGGATTCGTTCAT GTATCATATCATAGTAACGGTGCTGGTGTACATGCTGCCCCTAGTGGTTATGGGTATCACTTACACTATAGTTGGGGTGACACTCTGGGGAGGAGAGATTCCTGGAGATTCGTCGGACAATTATGTTGGACAATTACATGCTAAAAGGAAG GTGGTGAAGATGATGATCGTGGTGGTGGTGACCTTTGCCCTCTGCTGGTTGCCCTATCACATCTATTTCATTGTGACCGGCCTAAACAAGCGTCTGAACAAGTGGAAGTCCATCCAGCAGGTGTATCTGTCTGTGTTGTGGTTAGCCATGAGCTCCACCATGTACAACCCCATCATTTACTGCTGTCTGAATGGCAG GTTTAGGGCCGGTTTCAAACGGGCCTTCAGGTGGTGTCCCTTCATCCATGTGTCCAGCTACGATGAACTGGAGCTCCGTCCCACCCGTCTCCACCCACGCAACCAGAGCAGCATGTGCACCCTGTCCCGCATTGACACCAGCGTCCACGGCGACGACCCGCGCCGCACCAACCGCAagagcaccaagtccctgtgtcAGGTGGAGGTCAAAGATGAAAGCACAGCAGCTACTAAGCTCTGCCTTCACAGAGAGCCCACGTTTGCAACCGAGCAGCTCAGCTGA